The DNA segment AGGATTCTGCTGCAACTGCTTCTCGCCCTCGGGATGACCCGCCCCCTCATCGAACAACATTTCCACCGGCGGGGCCTCCTGGTCCCGCAGGACAGCGACGCCCTGACCGCTTTGACCCCATCGAAAGGCTGACCCATGACTAAGAACATACAGATTGCATTCGGCGTAGACGTCGACGCCGTTGCTGGCATGCTCGGCTCCTACGGCGGCGAGGACTCCCCCTGCGACATCTCGCGCGGGCTGTTCAGCGGCGAGGTGGGAGGTCCCCGCATTCTCCGACTTTTCGAAAAGTACAACCTTCCCTCCACCTGGTTCATCCCGGGACACTCACTGGAGACCTTCCCTGAGCTGACCCGGATGGTGGTGGAGGCCGGTCACGAGATCGGGGTCCACGGCTACTCCCACGAAAACCCGATCGCGATGACCCGTGAGCAGGAAACGGCCATCCTCGACCGGTCGATCGAACTCATTGAGCAGGTCTCCGGGAAGCGACCCACCGGGTATGTGGCGCCGTGGTGGGAGTTCTCAACCATCACCAACGAAATCCTGCTCGAGCGGGGCATCAAGTACGACCATTCCCTGATGCACAACGACTTCGAGCCGTACTACGTCCGGGTGGGCGACAGCTGGACGAAGATCGACTACAGCAAGCCCGCCGAGGCGTGGATGAAACCGCTGGTGCGCGGCCACGAAACTGACCTGGTGGAGATCCCGGCCAACTGGTACCTCGACGATCTGCCTCCCATGATGTTCATCAAGGCGGCCCCCAACTCCCACGGATTCGTTAATCCCCGCGATATCGAGCAGATGTGGAAGGACCAGTTCGACTGGGTTTACCAGGAGATGGACGACGCCGTCTTCACCATGACCATCCACCCCGATGTGTCGGGCCGCCCCCAGGTCCTGCTCATGCTTGAGCGCCTCATCCAGCACTTCAACTCGCACGACGGCGTTACCTGGCGGACGTTCGACCAGATCGCCGACAAGTTCCTGTCCGACAATTCCAGAAAGGAAGCCAACTCATGAAGGCTCCGGCACTGATTGACCTGTCCACGCCCACCGCTGACGAAAAACGCGCGCTGCCCATCTTCAGCAAGAAAAACACCAATACGGCGATGATCCTGGCACTGCTCGCGTGGACCGTCGCGGTCTTCGACTATGGGTTGTTCGGCACGCTGCTTCCCGCCATGCAGGAAGAATTCGGGTGGACCGAGACCGAGGCCTACGCGATCAACACCTGGATTGCTGTTGGCACGGCGATCGTCTGCTTCGGCATCGGCCCGGTAATTGACCGGCTCGGCCGGCGCAAGGGAATGATGCTCACCGTCGGTGGCACCGCCGTCGTGTCAGCGCTCACCTCGGTGATCCCCGCCGGACTGGGTTTCATCAGTAACGCCATGCTCGTGGTGGTTCGCTCCTTCGGTGGGCTCGGCTTCTCGGAGCAGGCCGTCAACGCGACCTACATGAACGAGGTTTTCCAGGTCACTGAGGACGAAAAGAAGCGCAAGCGTCCAGGCTTCTACTACTCCTTCGTCCAGGGCGGCTGGCCGTTGGGCTTCCTGCTTGCGGCTGCCCTCGCCTTCGCCTTCCTACCCTCCCTCGGGTGGCGTGCGCTGTACATCATGGCGGCCATCCCCGCGGCAATCATCGTGTACCTGATCGCGAAGAAGCTCAAGGAAACCCCTCAGTTTGAACTGCACGAGAAGCTGACCCAGCTGGAGAAGTCCGGCAACGTAGACGAAGCCCACGCGCTGGCCGGCTCCTTCGGCGTCCAGCACTCCTCGACGGCTCCCCTGAAGCGCATCTGGGAACCACAGCTGCGACGAAACACGATCGTCTTCTCCCTGGCCTGGATTGTGAACTTCTTCGGCATCATGGTCTTCAGCATCCTGGGTTCCTCGGTGCTGGTGAACTCCCGCGGAGTGGAACTGTCAGACGCCTTCTGGATGCTGATCGTCATCAACGGTCTCGCCTACTTCGGCTACGTCTTCCACGGCTGGTTCGGCGATGTCATTGGCCGGAAAAAGACCATCATCATCGGCTGGATCATCTCCGGCATTTCCTTCTCGGTCATGCTCAGCCCCATCGCTTCCACCCCCTTCCTCATCATCCTCACCTACGGCGTCGGGCTCTTCTTCCTGGTGGGCCCGTACGCAGCCATCCAATACTTCATGGCCGAGTGCTACCCGGTCAGCTGCCGGGCCACCGGGCTGGCCTTCATCGGTGCGATGAGCCAGCCGGGCATCATCCTCGGCGGAGCGTTGTTCACTGTGGTCACCGCTGCCGCAGGGACCACAGCGGCGGCCCTGTGGGTCGGCGCCCTTGGCACCCTGATCTCCGGGTTGCTGATGATGATGGCGAAGCCCATCCCCAAGGAGCTGCTGGAGGACCCGAGTGCCTGAGTCACCTGTAGCCATCATTACCGGCGCTGCCAGCGGTATTGGACGTGCTCTCGCCGTCCACTACGCGCAACGCGGGGTCCGCTCGATCATCGGCACGTTCCCCGGCGATCCGCACGACCCGGAGGAAACCCTCAGCCTGGTCGAGCAGGCGGGCGGCCAGGCCGTCATCCAGGAAGTGGATGTCAGGAACACTGAATCGGTGGAGACCTTCGCAGACCGGGCGCTCAACGAGTTTGGGCGGCTGGACTACGCGGTAGCTAACGCCGGCGTCCTGCGCAATGCTCCGCTCGGTGAGCTCACCGACTCTCGCTGGAACGACATGCTCGACGTCGATCTGACCGGTGTGCTACGGACCCTGCGGGCCGGCTCCACCCGGATGCACGACGGCGGCGCGATGGTCGCCGTGTCGTCCATCGCGGGTGGAGTCTACGGCTGGGAGGAGCACGCGCACTATGCGGCGGCAAAAGCGGGAATTCTCGGGCTGGTAAGAAGTATCGCCGTCGAACTGGGTCCCCGCGGGATCCGGGCCAACGTGGTCATTCCTGGATTGATCGAAACCCCGCAGTCCCTGGATCCCGTGAACTCGCTGGGGCCGGACGGCCTGGAACGCGCGGGGCAGGACATCCCGTGGGGTCGTGTGGGGCGGCCGGAGGAGGTGGCCAGTGTGATTGGGTTCCTCACCTCGACCGACGCCGCCTATGTGACCGGGCAGTCGCTGATTGTCGACGGCGGCCTCACCGTCAAGATGAAGGCATGAGCGCCGCCCGGACCGTCGTCGTCACCGGCGGCGGGAGCGGCATCGGGGCGGCAATCGCCGAGGCCTTCCGGGAGACCGGTTCGCGGGTGGTGTTACTGGACCGGACGCCCTCTCCCCACTCGATCACCGTCGATGTGGGCGACGAGGCAAGCGTGGTGGCCGGCTTCGCCGCGGCACGGGCAGAGCTGGGCAGGATCGACATCCTCGTCAACAGTGCTGGACTGCTCACCGAATCGCCACTCCAGGACATGTCTCTGGCCCGGTGGCAGGAAACCATCACGGTCGATCTGACGGGGGTCTTCCTCTGCTGCCGTGAGGTGGTCGCCGAGATGCGGGCGAACAAATGGGGACGGATCATCAACATCTCGTCCCAGCTGGGCATCAAGGGCGGGACCGGCCTCAGCCACTACAGTGCGGCGAAGGCGGGGGTGATCGGCATGACCAAATCCCTCGCTCTTGAGGTGGCTGGCGACAACGTGTTGGTCAATTGCATTGCCCCGGGACCCATCGAAACACCGCTGGTGGAAGGAATCTCCGAGGACTGGAAAGCCGCCAAACGGAAGGAGCTTCCGCTT comes from the Arthrobacter sp. CAN_C5 genome and includes:
- a CDS encoding SDR family NAD(P)-dependent oxidoreductase; its protein translation is MPESPVAIITGAASGIGRALAVHYAQRGVRSIIGTFPGDPHDPEETLSLVEQAGGQAVIQEVDVRNTESVETFADRALNEFGRLDYAVANAGVLRNAPLGELTDSRWNDMLDVDLTGVLRTLRAGSTRMHDGGAMVAVSSIAGGVYGWEEHAHYAAAKAGILGLVRSIAVELGPRGIRANVVIPGLIETPQSLDPVNSLGPDGLERAGQDIPWGRVGRPEEVASVIGFLTSTDAAYVTGQSLIVDGGLTVKMKA
- a CDS encoding MFS transporter, which produces MKAPALIDLSTPTADEKRALPIFSKKNTNTAMILALLAWTVAVFDYGLFGTLLPAMQEEFGWTETEAYAINTWIAVGTAIVCFGIGPVIDRLGRRKGMMLTVGGTAVVSALTSVIPAGLGFISNAMLVVVRSFGGLGFSEQAVNATYMNEVFQVTEDEKKRKRPGFYYSFVQGGWPLGFLLAAALAFAFLPSLGWRALYIMAAIPAAIIVYLIAKKLKETPQFELHEKLTQLEKSGNVDEAHALAGSFGVQHSSTAPLKRIWEPQLRRNTIVFSLAWIVNFFGIMVFSILGSSVLVNSRGVELSDAFWMLIVINGLAYFGYVFHGWFGDVIGRKKTIIIGWIISGISFSVMLSPIASTPFLIILTYGVGLFFLVGPYAAIQYFMAECYPVSCRATGLAFIGAMSQPGIILGGALFTVVTAAAGTTAAALWVGALGTLISGLLMMMAKPIPKELLEDPSA
- a CDS encoding polysaccharide deacetylase, giving the protein MTKNIQIAFGVDVDAVAGMLGSYGGEDSPCDISRGLFSGEVGGPRILRLFEKYNLPSTWFIPGHSLETFPELTRMVVEAGHEIGVHGYSHENPIAMTREQETAILDRSIELIEQVSGKRPTGYVAPWWEFSTITNEILLERGIKYDHSLMHNDFEPYYVRVGDSWTKIDYSKPAEAWMKPLVRGHETDLVEIPANWYLDDLPPMMFIKAAPNSHGFVNPRDIEQMWKDQFDWVYQEMDDAVFTMTIHPDVSGRPQVLLMLERLIQHFNSHDGVTWRTFDQIADKFLSDNSRKEANS
- a CDS encoding SDR family NAD(P)-dependent oxidoreductase, whose product is MSAARTVVVTGGGSGIGAAIAEAFRETGSRVVLLDRTPSPHSITVDVGDEASVVAGFAAARAELGRIDILVNSAGLLTESPLQDMSLARWQETITVDLTGVFLCCREVVAEMRANKWGRIINISSQLGIKGGTGLSHYSAAKAGVIGMTKSLALEVAGDNVLVNCIAPGPIETPLVEGISEDWKAAKRKELPLGRFGTPAEVAPVALLLASDPGGNLFVGQTLGPNSGDVMQ